The Streptomyces sp. NBC_00569 genomic sequence CCATGCGCGGAGCCTAGGCGCGCGAGGCCCCGCCGCGGGCGCTGTTCCGGGCGGGGCTGCGTCGAATCCGCGCAAGCAGCCATGCGGCACGAACAGTTGACACGTCGACGTTACGGGCAGCCACTGACAACGGCGGCGGCCCGCACCGTCCCGCCCGGGCGGCCTTCCCGCCTGTGGGTCGCCCCGCGGTCACGGACCGTGTCCGCTCTGGGGGCCCGGTCTAAGCTGGAGGACATGGCCTACGAGATTCCGGTGACGCAAGCCCGCGCTGAGCTCGCCGATCTGATCAACCGCGTCGTGTACGGCGGGGAGCGCGTCGTCGTGACCCGGCACGGCAAGCCGCTCGTCGCGCTGGTCTCCGCCGCCGATCTCGAACGCCTGGAAGCTCTGGGGGAGCCGGAGGACGAGCAAGTGATCAGCTCCGTCTCCGGCATCGGGTCGACCCCGTCCACCGGCGGCGACCGCCACCGCTTCGGCATCGCCGCCGAGCACCGAGGGCCGGAGGTCAGGTAGGTCGGTCAGGTCAGGTCAGGTAGGTCGGACAGGTCTGGAGGCCGGGCGGGTCGGGAGGTCGGACGGGCCGGGCAGGTCCGGCGAATTTGGCTGACCTGACTGGTCGGACACGTCTGTCAGGCCTCAACCAGGACCCGGATCGAGCGACTTGGGCTCACCGGGCTCCTTCTGGGCGCCCGCCCCGCTTCTTGCGCAGTCCGCCGAACCGTACGTATGCGAGCCCGAGCCCCGCTCGGGCCGGCGCCGCGATCGAGGGCGACAAGGCCGCGCCCCGTCGACTGCGAGACCGGGCGCAGCGGCGTCCCGCCCGCGCTCGACGGCGTGAACTTGCCTGTGGGGGCCACCGGTTCGGGCAGCTGCGGAATCGTCAGCGCCACCCCCGCCCCTGCGCGCCGTTCGGGTATCGGCGGCCGTAGCGCCTCGGTGGTCATGGCCTGATGGGACCGCGTGGCAGGCGCTGTTCGGGGAGGTCCATAGCGAAACTTTGCAGAACGGCCCGCGGGCCCTGACGGGTATGGGTGAGCCCAGCTGACAGTCATGAGTGGGTCAAAGGGCGGTTAACCTCGTTGAAACTCCCCGCAATTAGCCTGCACCGCACGTCACCAGGGGCTTTTGTAACCGGGATGCACAAGATCGTATCCATTTCTTGTGTGT encodes the following:
- a CDS encoding type II toxin-antitoxin system Phd/YefM family antitoxin — protein: MAYEIPVTQARAELADLINRVVYGGERVVVTRHGKPLVALVSAADLERLEALGEPEDEQVISSVSGIGSTPSTGGDRHRFGIAAEHRGPEVR